The Primulina eburnea isolate SZY01 chromosome 13, ASM2296580v1, whole genome shotgun sequence genome includes a region encoding these proteins:
- the LOC140810823 gene encoding protein WALLS ARE THIN 1-like, translated as MADSGAVAGRFTCSIPEKFQLHLAMLALQFGYAGFHVVSRAALNMGISKIVFPVYRNILAFFLLLPFAYFLEKKERPPLTWSFTIQFFLLAIVGITANQGFYLLGLDNTSPTFASAIQNSVPAITFLMATILRIEKVRLDRRDGMSKVAGTLFCVAGASVITLYKGPTIYSPAQTLRAAPAAALAYPMLGDAKGKNWTLGCIFLIGHCLSWSGWLVLQAPVLKKYPARLSFTSYQCFFGVIQFLVIAAFVERDPKAWLVHSGAELFSVFYAGVVASGIAFAVQIWCIDRGGPVFVAVYQPVQTLVVALMASLLLGEEFYLGGIIGAVLIITGLYFVLWGKSEERKLNAEEKASIQSSADHSDNTTQPLLTPNI; from the exons ATGGCGGATTCAGGTGCCGTTGCTGGCAGATTCACGTGCTCCATTCCGGAGAAATTTCAGCTGCATTTGGCTATGTTAGCCTTGCAATTTGGATATGCAGGGTTTCATGTGGTGTCTCGAGCTGCACTTAATATGGGCATTAGCAAGATTGTGTTCCCTGTTTACAGGAACATTCTTGCCTTCTTTCTCCTATTGCCTTTTGCCTATTTTCTTGAAAA GAAAGAGAGGCCACCTCTCACTTGGAGCTTCACCATCCAGTTCTTTTTACTAGCTATTGTTGG GATTACAGCGAACCAAGGGTTCTACTTATTGGGACTGGACAACACATCGCCAACGTTTGCTTCTGCAATACAAAATTCAGTGCCAGCCATTACGTTCCTCATGGCTACTATTCTCAG GATAGAAAAAGTGAGACTCGACCGTAGGGATGGGATGTCGAAGGTGGCAGGCACACTTTTCTGCGTGGCGGGTGCATCGGTTATCACACTGTACAAAGGCCCCACCATCTACAGCCCAGCTCAAACCCTGCGAGCAGCCCCGGCCGCCGCACTAGCCTACCCGATGCTGGGTGACGCCAAGGGCAAAAACTGGACTCTGGGCTGCATATTcttgatcggccactgcctctcTTGGTCCGGCTGGCTGGTCCTGCAGGCACCGGTTCTGAAAAAGTATCCGGCTCGGCTGTCATTCACTTCTTACCAGTGCTTCTTTGGGGTTATTCAGTTTCTGGTGATTGCTGCTTTTGTGGAGAGGGATCCTAAAGCTTGGCTCGTCCACTCTGGAGCCGAGCTCTTCAGTGTTTTCTATGCG GGAGTGGTGGCATCAGGGATTGCATTTGCAGTACAGATATGGTGCATTGATAGGGGTGGCCCTGTGTTCGTGGCTGTGTATCAGCCTGTGCAGACACTTGTTGTTGCTCTTATGGCTTCACTCCTCTTAGGAGAAGAATTCTATCTGGGAGG GATCATTGGTGCGGTGCTGATCATCACGGGCTTGTACTTTGTGCTATGGGGCAAAAGCGAGGAAAGGAAACTAAACGCAGAGGAGAAGGCAAGTATCCAGTCCTCCGCAGACCACAGTGACAACACAACCCAGCCACTACTCACCCCAAATATTTGA
- the LOC140809407 gene encoding cysteine proteinase COT44-like, which translates to MFRIFLETSFLGDTKFPHEDSLSNMRLFLPLIHLLLLIFLLPICKSSSIPDLFSSWCQQYGKNYTSDQEKQYRLQVFEQNYEYVTRHNEMANASYTLALNAFADLTKHEFKAKYLGLSLSASDSVIRLNSMSRVDGDTLLKESDIPSSLDWRSKGAVTGVKDQGSCGACWSFSATGAIEGINKIVAGSLVSLSEQELIDCDKSYNAGCGGGLMDYAYEFVIKNKGIDTEEDYPFQGRDKKCNNNKLKQLAVTIDSYVDIPSEDEKRLLQAVATQPVSVGICGSDTGFQLYSKGIFTGPCSTSLDHAVLIVGYDSKDGKDYWIIKNSWGKSWGIDGYMHMLRNGGNSQGVCGINTLASYPVKTSPNPPPSPPSPGPTKCSIFTYCSSGETCCCSQRFLGICLYWKCCGAVSAVCCKDNLHCCPQEYPVCDTERNLCLKRTANSTSIKQVEMAKSSSES; encoded by the exons ATGTTTCGTATTTTTCTGGAGACCTCATTTTTAGGAGATACGAAGTTTCCCCACGAGGATTCTCTGTCCAATATGAGATTGTTTTTGCCGTTAATCCATCTTCTTCTCCTGATTTTTCTGTTGCCCATATGCAAATCTTCATCAATTCCCGATCTTTTCAGTTCCTGGTGCCAGCAGTACGGAAAGAATTACACTTCGGATCAAGAAAAGCAGTATAGGCTCCAAGTGTTTGAACAAAACTACGAATATGTTACTCGTCACAATGAAATGGCTAATGCTTCCTACACACTGGCCCTCAATGCCTTTGCTGATCTGACCAAGCATGAATTTAAGGCCAAGTATTTGGGGCTCTCGCTTTCCGCGAGTGATTCGGTAATCAGATTGAACAGTATGTCTCGAGTTGACGGGGATACTCTTTTGAAAGAATCTGATATTCCCTCTTCTTTAGATTGGAGGAGCAAAGGGGCTGTCACTGGGGTTAAAGATCAGGGCAGTTGTG GTGCTTGCTGGTCATTCTCAGCGACTGGTGCCATTGAAGGCATTAATAAGATCGTGGCAGGATCTTTAGTCAGTCTGTCCGAACAAGAGCTTATTGATTGTGATAAATCTTATAATGCCGGCTGTGGAGGAGGACTCATGGACTATGCATATGAATTCGTCATAAAAAACAAAGGGATTGATACGGAAGAGGATTACCCATTTCAAGGTCGTGACAAAAAGTGTAACAATAATAAG CTGAAACAACTTGCTGTTACCATAGACAGTTATGTTGATATACCCTCAGAAGATGAGAAGCGGCTACTACAGGCCGTTGCCACTCAACCTGTCAGTGTTGGTATATGTGGTAGTGATACGGGATTCCAGTTGTACTCCAAG GGAATATTTACCGGCCCGTGCTCGACTTCGTTAGATCACGCTGTGCTAATAGTGGGATATGATTCTAAAGATGGAAAAGATTATTGGATAATAAAGAATTCTTGGGGGAAATCCTGGGGAATTGATGGCTATATGCACATGCTAAGAAACGGTGGTAATTCACAAGGTGTATGTGGAATCAACACGCTCGCGTCCTATCCTGTAAAAACGAGCCCAAATCCTCCACCTAGCCCCCCTTCCCCAGGTCCTACCAAATGTAGTATCTTCACCTACTGTTCGAGCGGTGAAACGTGTTGTTGTTCACAGAGGTTTCTTGGAATATGCTTGTACTGGAAATGCTGTGGAGCAGTATCTGCTGTGTGCTGCAAGGACAATCTTCACTGCTGCCCCCAAGAGTATCCCGTTTGTGACACCGAACGGAATCTTTGTCTCAAG AGGACTGCCAACTCCACATCAATCAAGCAAGTTGAAATGGCCAaaagctcttctgaaagttag
- the LOC140810510 gene encoding thioredoxin H-type 1-like, with amino-acid sequence MSFWCGDNSFSYKNRIKNLHFPRRNRRDGCGRGQVFGCHSVEEWRSHLQKGLESKKLVVIDFTAAWCGPCRFIAPIFAEIAKKTPHVMFLKVDVDELKPVAEEFKVEAMPTFVFLKEGLEVDRFVGAQKEDLAKKIDLHGTMTA; translated from the exons atgtcattttggtgtggAGATAAT TCATTTTCTTATAAAAACAGAATTAAAAATCTTCATTTCCCAAGGAGAAATCGGAGAGATGGCTGCGGAAGAGGGCAGGTTTTCGGCTGTCACAGCGTCGAGGAGTGGAGGTCTCATTTACAGAAGGGCCTTGAGTCCAAGAAATTG GTGGTGATAGACTTTACAGCCGCTTGGTGTGGGCCGTGCCGATTCATTGCCCCTATTTTTGCTGAGATTGCCAAGAAGACTCCCCATGTCATGTTCTTGAAGGTGGATGTCGATGAACTTAAG CCTGTTGCTGAGGAATTCAAAGTGGAGGCAATGCCGACTTTTGTGTTCCTTAAAGAAGGGCTGGAAGTGGACAGGTTTGTTGGTGCACAGAAGGAAGATTTGGCAAAGAAAATTGACCTCCATGGTACCATGACCGCTTGA
- the LOC140810187 gene encoding probable ubiquitin-conjugating enzyme E2 18 codes for MNSSSASSRKALSKIACNRLQKELVEWQVNPPAGFKHKVTDNLQSWVIEVNGAPGTLYSGETYQLQVDFPEHYPMEAPQVIFVPPAPLHPHIYSNGHICLDILYDSWSPAMTVSSICISILSMLSSSTAKQHPADNDRYVKNCKNGRSPKETRWWFHDDKV; via the exons ATGAACTCCTCATCCGCTTCTTCACGCAAG GCGTTGAGCAAGATCGCATGTAATCGGTTGCAGAAAGAGTTGGTGGAGTGGCAGGTGAATCCGCCTGCCGGTTTCAAGCACAAAGTTACTGATAATCTTCAAAG TTGGGTGATTGAAGTCAACGGTGCTCCGGGAACGTTGTACTCTGGGGAAACCTACCAGCTTCAGGTTGATTTTCCGGAGCATTATCCGATGGAGGCTCCGCAG GTTATTTTTGTCCCCCCTGCTCCTCTTCATCCCCACATTTACAGCAACGGCCATATATGTTTAG ATATTTTATATGATTCATGGTCCCCGGCTATGACTGTTAGTTCAATTTGCATCAGCATTCTCTCTATGCTATCAAGCTCTACGGCGAAG CAACATCCAGCCGATAATGATCGCTACGTGAAGAACTGTAAGAATGGAAGATCTCCCAAGGAGACGAGATGGTGGTTCCATGACGACAAAGTTTAA
- the LOC140809305 gene encoding large ribosomal subunit protein bL31c-like codes for MALYLSNTFLSKNLSPSPLSLNNKVKRVVGSDDMRCSCRKKDIHPQFHEDSKVYCNGELVMTTGGTKKEYVVDVWSGNHPFYLGSRAQLLVDADQVEKFRKKFSGLSQIMEIPVLKGEIILPPKRKSGKGKKK; via the exons ATGGCTCTTTACCTGTCTAACACATTCCTCAGTAAAAACCTCTCCCCTTCTCCATTATCCCTCAACAACAAG GTGAAACGAGTTGTGGGCAGCGATGACATGCGGTGTAGCTGCAGGAAAAAGGATATACATCCGCAATTCCATGAAGATTCGAAGGTGTACTGTAATGGTGAACTCGTGATGACTACCGGTGGAACCAAGAAAGAATACGTGGTTGATGTATGGTCTGGGAACCACCCCTTTTATCTGGGAAGCCGAGCGCAGCTTCTTGTTGATGCGGATCAGGTTGAAAAATTCCGCAAGAAATTTAGTGGGCTGTCGCAGATTATGGAGATTCCTGTGCTCAAGGGAGAGATTATTCTACCTCCTAAGAGGAAGTCtggaaaaggaaaaaagaagTAA
- the LOC140810907 gene encoding uncharacterized protein has translation MESLSRPPHRRKQSSSNAGAFASFSKKNPYDDVLFSGGGAKSRPFGAHEYSEIFSGSSSSILVLDLPGLDESVVSGECRNSKLDYSNIFGGLRDDDVALPYEELFNGVKSPKRSDDEPGILANARLLAQDPESLHSPGKSKRSSAESADQSVDGVKQQFNLSFNKTSKKSNDISKGKTHIAQLQAVPGFTYFIDGTQQILGKEDDGCVPLPKCEVSRTWSFSSDVEANKAKGGSSSDNSHIPDMSRIVPPPSSQPCNLSEHNDSEGSKTSSFRTKEDASGKIGSDSLPPLFEEEIDESSVAGVSAAALKKAIEQAQESIRIAKMIMERKKESISDSSIPRRMGRSKVKDNKENRKYIETKNSKEKNAAKTHERLDPIFHAFQDLNGKIDAFIGQSEKINDPGKAETEKVRVNMEATNEHSGSFNGATHKFSTSGSQSEALCDAEKVVIKELGNHVEAVEAHAVRISPGLEAEAECRTTNSEYGQVVENNNLVMSKHELKSYHEEMGTGKGTSEQKEVAVHYTEEPEKAAELAARAINTSQRTPKLENIVDIASAQVEPTVYLTKGSEIIPEVVERSPNISSSTLLLENADDVANSRISLEDEVIDEGQTATEYLGKHEMIIEEHEEVVNVEHLKLPDLKFDNMMNDPPNMEEKEAMVREKIEEKFIELNFRGSGHRHRKSWDEEKNGIRLGEAGISFDSKERLNESLAESINKREPEAFPEKEVAEKLNMVHEPDLIEETPNNLHGEEGKNLGGALEQNEIDENQMAIVEDEVAETKQLEGINYAEVQKIKVFWGTEETNIFGGAETSAENQDKPVFHEVACEIDIEAVDTKSNETSTSFSEIHSDNPCTIFSEAQNPCDIELINIIDENSSVAGIAENSSAIETGKKVKQPFHQEDNDILRTDNLHRSASEDNFTSSNLHYAFEGLSFDYKNEIFGTTNSNNEEKLPMDKNISESTDRIHNTAQEAVDQFNMQNLPEVHYSDNRTAECDLIDVRMVSEQTSESDGRSESTCSLENMDDLSVDDSEICAECTKNETSDEEEIKDLKISSEKITHVQNEGEYSKDQCEGEHFHLHVEPKETEKFMEDERTVERGEILEKINENSETSTMEEDCAKENATNFDKEDQQQRIEAIKRGRAREKDRIAAERAMREARERAFAEAQVRAERAAVERAAAEVRQRFMAEAQEKLEKASTTTKLPSDKASTEAKLRLERAAVDRATAEARERALEKAMSSKTSTEGRPHTDKSTEKSRNNGLKHSFSSSDLEKIDGTSNESAKRSKARLERHQRIMERAAKALAEKNMRDLVAQREQAERNRLAESLDADIKRWVTGKEGNLRALLSTLQYILGPNSGWQPISLTEIITTPAVKKAYRKATLYVHPDKLQQRGASIQQKYICEKVFDLLKAAWNRFYSEER, from the exons gATTCTAGCAAATGCGAGATTGCTTGCCCAAGATCCAGAGTCCCTACATTCTCCAGGAAAGTCCAAAAGGTCCTCCGCGGAGTCAGCTGATCAATCTGTTGATGGAGTCAAGCAGCAGTTTAACTTGTCATTCAATAAAACCAGTAAAAAAAGTAACGACATATCAAAAGGAAAAACTCACATAGCCCAACTCCAAGCTGTTCCTGGATTTACATATTTTATCGATGGAACCCAACAGATACTGGGAAAGGAAGATGATGGGTGTGTTCCTTTACCGAAATGTGAAGTTAGTCGCACCTGGAGTTTCAGTTCTGATGTTGAAGCAAATAAAGCTAAAGGTGGATCGAGTTCGGATAACTCCCACATACCGGACATGTCACGCATTGTACCGCCACCTTCAAGCCAGCCGTGTAATTTAAGCGAACACAATGATTCGGAGGGATCAAAGACTTCTAGTTTTCGAACTAAAGAAGATGCTTCTGGAAAGATAGGCAGCGACTCTTTACCACCTTTGTTTGAGGAGGAAATCGATGAGAGCTCAGTTGCTGGTGTATCTGCAGCTGCCTTGAAGAAAGCTATTGAGCAGGCTCAAGAAAGTATTAGAATTGCGAAAATGATAAtggaaaggaaaaaggaaagtATTTCGGATAGTTCTATACCAAGGCGTATGGGTCGCTCGAAAGTTAAAGATAACAAAGAAAATAGGAAGTACATTGAGACGAAGAACTCAAAAGAGAAGAATGCTGCGAAAACTCATGAAAGATTAGATCCCATATTCCATGCGTTCCAAGACCTAAATGGGAAAATTGATGCGTTCATTGGCCAAAGTGAGAAAATAAATGATCCTGGAAAGGCCGAGACGGAAAAGGTTAGAGTTAATATGGAAGCAACTAACGAGCACAGTGGATCATTCAATGGGGCGACTCATAAATTTTCTACGTCCGGCAGTCAAAGTGAAGCACTTTGTGATGCGGAAAAGGTTGTAATAAAAGAGCTTGGGAACCATGTTGAAGCAGTTGAAGCACATGCAGTGAGAATTTCTCCTGGGTTGGAGGCTGAAGCTGAGTGTAGGACCACAAACTCGGAATATGGTCaggtagtagaaaataacaactTAGTTATGTCTAAGCATGAACTTAAATCTTATCATGAGGAGATGGGAACTGGCAAGGGAACATCGGAACAAAAAGAAGTGGCTGTTCATTACACTGAGGAACCTGAAAAGGCTGCTGAACTCGCAGCAAGAGCTATTAATACTTCCCAAAGGACACCAAAGCTGGAAAATATTGTGGACATAGCTTCAGCACAGGTAGAGCCAACTGTTTATCTGACAAAAGGATCTGAAATTATTCCTGAAGTGGTGGAAAGGTCTCCAAATATATCTTCAAGTACGTTGTTGCTAGAGAATGCAGATGATGTTGCAAATTCAAGGATCAGTCTGGAGGATGAAGTGATTGATGAAGGCCAAACTGCAACTGAGTATCTGGGAAAACACGAGATGATAATTGAAGAGCATGAGGAAGTGGTTAACGTGGAGCACTTGAAGTTGCCTGATTTGAAGTTTGATAATATGATGAATGATCCACCAAATATGGAGGAGAAAGAAGCAATGGTGCGAGAAAAGATAGAGGAGAAATTTATAGAACTCAATTTTAGAGGAAGTGGTCACAGACATAGGAAAAGTTGGGATGAAGAGAAAAATGGAATAAGGTTGGGAGAGGCTGGGATATCTTTTGATAGTAAAGAGCGGCTGAATGAATCCTTAGCGGAATCAATCAATAAGAGGGAACCTGAAGCCTTCCCTGAAAAAGAGGTTGCAGAGAAACTAAATATGGTTCATGAGCCCGACTTAATTGAAGAGACTCCGAACAATTTACATGGTGAAGAGGGGAAAAATTTAGGAGGTGCACTTGAACAAAATGAAATTGATGAGAATCAGATGGCGATTGTTGAAGATGAAGTGGCTGAGACCAAGCAGTTGGAGGGAATTAATTATGCTGAAGTTCAGAAGATCAAAGTTTTTTGGGGCACCGAAGAAACTAATATTTTTGGAGGAGCAGAGACTAGTGCAGAAAATCAGGATAAACCTGTGTTTCATGAGGTTGCTTGTGAAATAGATATTGAAGCAGTTGATACCAAAAGTAACGAAACTAGCACCAGCTTTAGTGAGATTCACAGTGATAATCCTTGCACCATCTTCAGTGAAGCTCAAAACCCATGTGATATTGAGCTCATTAACATAATTGACGAGAACAGTAGCGTAGCAGGAATTGCTGAAAACTCATCTGCAATCGAGACAGGAAAGAAGGTGAAACAACCATTCCATCAGGAGGATAATGATATTCTCCGGACAGACAACTTACATCGAAGTGCCTCTGAAGACAATTTTACCAGTAGCAATCTGCACTATGCCTTTGAAGGTCTTTCATTTGACTACAAGAATGAAATTTTCGGTACAACAAACAGCAATAATGAAGAAAAACTGCCAATGGACAAGAATATCTCCGAAAGTACTGATAGAATTCACAATACTGCTCAAGAAGCTGTTGATCAATTCAACATGCAAAATTTACCTGAGGTCCATTATTCTGACAATAGAACAGCTGAATGTGACCTCATTGACGTGAGAATGGTTTCGGAACAAACTTCAGAGAGTGACGGAAGATCTGAATCAACATGCAGTCTTGAAAATATGGATGACCTTTCTGTTGACGATTCTGAAATTTGTGCAGAATGCACAAAGAATGAGACCTCTGATGAGGAAGAAATTAAAGATCTAAAAATTTCTTCTGAGAAAATAACTCACGTTCAAAATGAAGGGGAATACTCGAAGGACCAATGTGAAGGGGAACACTTTCATTTACATGTTGAGCCCAAAGAAACAGAGAAATTTATGGAAGATGAAAGAACAGTAGAAAGAGGTGAAATTTTAGAGAAGATTAATGAGAACAGTGAAACCTCTACCATGGAAGAGGATTGTGCCAAAGAAAATGCGACGAATTTCGATAAAGAAGATCAGCAGCAAAGAATTGAAGCCATCAAGAGGGGAAGAGCTCGGGAAAAAGATAGAATAGCTGCAGAAAGAGCCATGCGCGAAGCTCGTGAGAGGGCATTTGCTGAAGCTCAAGTAAGGGCGGAAAGGGCTGCTGTGGAGAGAGCAGCAGCTGAAGTTCGACAAAGGTTTATGGCAGAGGCGCAGGAGAAGCTGGAGAAGGCATCCACCACGACAAAACTACCATCTGATAAGGCCTCCACAGAAGCCAAACTTCGGTTAGAACGTGCTGCAGTAGACAGAGCCACTGCAGAGGCCCGTGAACGTGCTCTAGAGAAAGCAATGTCCTCGAAAACTTCCACAGAAGGAAGACCACATACTGACAAATCTACTGAGAAGTCGAGAAATAATGGACTAAAGCATAGCTTTTCTTCCTCA GACCTGGAGAAAATTGATGGAACTAGTAATGAATCAGCAAAGAGAAGCAAAGCAAGATTAGAGAGGCATCAGAGGATAATGGAGAGAGCG GCCAAAGCCCTTGCCGAGAAGAACATGCGTGATCTTGTTGCCCAGAGAGAACAGGCAGAGAGAAAT CGGTTAGCAGAATCTCTTGATGCGGATATTAAGAGATGGGTCACTGGAAAGGAGGGAAACCTTCGTGCACTACTCTCCACTCTGCAATAT ATCCTTGGGCCAAACAGTGGTTGGCAACCTATCTCCCTGACAGAGATCATAACAACCCCTGCTGTAAAAAAAGCTTACAGGAAGGCAACTCTGTATGTGCATCCTGACAAACTGCAGCAACGGGGAGCTAGCATTCAGCAAAAGTACATATGTGAAAAGGTTTTTGATCTTCTCAAG GCTGCGTGGAACAGGTTTTACTCAGAGGAGAGGTAA